TTTGCAGAGGTTAATAAAGAAGACATACTATCGAATGAAGCAGAAGTGAAAGGTTCAAATGCACAACTTCACATTACAGTAACTTCTACTGAAGAAGAAGTTATTTCAGCTATGCATAGCATGACTCATCAAAAAGTAAAAGCGTGTGAAGGAAAGGGAGCAACCCCTATGTCCAAAAAGAATGCAGAGAAAGTAAGAAATATTCTAAACGGGAACAATTTCAAGAACAAAGAAGAGCTATTAGCAATTACTGAAAGATGGGCAAATAGAGATTTTAGTAAAATTGTAGAAGAACATAACTATTTTATTAAACTTCAAGGTGGCGTGATAGGTGAAGCTACAGTGATGGATAAGGTAGACGAGCAAGTATTCTGTCTCAATACTTTCGGTGATGATGTAACGGCCGCATTAATTAAATCAGGAGATCTTCAAGCGCTGTAAGGTGTTTTTTCTCTGATATAAAGAAAGCCTCAAGTATTCATTGAAGTGACCCCCGAAAGTTAGACAGGTCGTTTCATTAGGCAGCCTCTAGGGTATGAGCCCGGTATTGTACTGGGCTCATACCCTTTAATTTTGCCTTAATTCTTTTATGATTATAGTATTCTATATACTTTGCTAACTCTTGTTTGAAATGTGTTATACTTTCAAATTCTTTTCGATACAGAAATTCTGATTTCATGATACCGAAGAAATTTTCAATAACGGCATTGTCATAACAGTTTCCTTTGCGAGACATACTTTGAGTTATGCCACAATTCTTAAGAGAATGACGGTATTGTTTCATTTGATAGTGCCAACCTTGACCAGAGTGAATGAGGAGTTTATCCGGATCGGTTACACAATAAAGGGCTTGGTCCAACATCGTTGAAACAAGGGAATAGGTCGGTCTGGAACTAATTGTATACGTGATAATTTCACCATTAAATAAATCCAACATTGGTGATAGGTATAACTTCTCCCCAAATAACTTAAACTCCGTAATATCTGTAACCCACTTTTCATTTGGTTTTTCAGCTTGGAAGTTGCGATTTAAAATATTTGGCGCAATTTTCCCAACTGTCCCTTTGTAAGAGCGATATTTTTTCATACGAACCAGACATTTTAACCCTAATTCTTTCATAAGGCGATATACTTTTTTATGATTTACTTTGTGTCCACGATTCATAAGTTCATCACGAATACGACGATAACCATAACACCCATCGTGTTCATTATAAATAGCTTGAATCAGTTCTTTTACCTCCGTATTTGGATCAGGACGATTAAAATGTTTCATCCAGTAATAGTACGTACTACGTGGAATGTTTGCGAGTTGAAGTAACTCCTTGATAGGAAATTCATGCCTTAACTCGTAGATTACTTGCGCTTTGTCTTGTTTGGTGATTTTTCTTTGTTTTGAACTAAGGCATTCAACTTTTTAAATATGAATTTTCCATACGTAACGCTCATTTTCCGCTTGTAAGGCTTCGATTGATCCTTCATCTACTGGTTTTATTTTTTTATCTTTCATGGTTGGACGCCCCTTTTTCTTTGATTGTAGGGCATCCAATCCTCCTTTCATAAGCTATTTTCCATTTCCGAAGTGTTTCATAAGACGGTATTGAAAAGTGCCGCTGTTTCTCTGATAGATGTCCCGTGTTCATTCATATAATAAAGTACATCTAGTTTATACTGGGCTGGGTAGAATGTATAGCACTTTTCAAAGGCCTTTTCACCTGAAGACTCATATCGTCTAATCCACTCACGAAGTACGCTAGGGTTAACTCCTATAGATTTAGCAATTGTTTTTCCACTTTCTGTACCATCTAAATATCGTTTCACCGCTTGGATTTTTTCTTTTGAAGAAAATTTAACCATAAAAAATGCACCTCCAATTGTTAGACTGTGTCTAACAATTGGGGTGCACTTCAGAAAATAGGTGGGCTTTTTAATGCAGAAAAAAAGACACCCAAAGGTGTCTTCTGACTTGAATTAATATTTCAGACCGGACGGTTCGGTCTGAAATAGAGTTAAGATATTAACAAATTAATTTTCTTAATATTCACCTGTAGCATATTCTCTCTTATTCTTTTAGTTAAAAATAATAAATAGCAATCACTGCTAGCGAATTATTAATCATGTGCATTATAATTCCCACATATAAACGCCCGGTTAATTTATAAGTACAACCTAAACCAATTCCTAAAAGGAAATATGGAATTGTTTCTAAAGAAAGAAGACTAACATGCATACCTGCAAAAATAGCTGAAGAAACAAGTACACCTAACCAGGAATTTTTAAAAATTCCATGCTGTATAACACCACGATAGACAAATTCTTCACCAATGGGTGCTACTAGAGCAATAGAAAATGCGAAGACTAAAATAGGTAACGTTACTTGGCTTTCTAATTCAACTTGATTAGATGACTGAAAACTTATAAAGTCTGCTAGTAACAGCGGTAGGGATTTACATACTACAGTTAGTACTAGACCTAAAAGTAAGCTTTTTGGCAAACTCATCGTAAAATTATTTTGATTTGTAAAAGGCTCTTTAGATCTATGATAATAAAAATAAATTATTAGAACAACTAACAAATCAATTGCGTCAAACGAAATGCTCATCCCGCCAAACTGTTCATCACTAATGAAATAAACTAGTGCGATAAGTTGCTTTAAAATCATATAAAACACAAAAATCCCTAACGATATTGCCGACATTTTATTGAATCGACATTGTTTTTTTAATATACCAAACACAAAAAATCCTCCTTGAAATAATTTTAATTCGTAGAACATGATAACAAAGTCTAACTTCTTTTGCACTAATTATATAATAAAAATACAATTTAAGTATATCTAAATTATATAATATCAACTTAGAAATATTTGAATAAATGGTAATAGGGGTTACCATTTACTACACCTACGGAAATAGGCGTGCTTTCTATTCATAAAGAAAAGACACCCTAAGGAGCCTTCCTCCGACTTGAACCGCTTTAATTTTAATAATATGTATTGGAATCCCTTCAAAATAGTATTTTACTACGTTAATTAATATTGATCATTGAGAAAAAATAAAAGCACTCTTTCGAGTGCCTATTTTATTCAGATACAGTAGCTTTATCTTTACGGAAGATACCCATTAATCTTCCGATATCAGTAACAGTCATTATTAATGAAGTTTTATTAATGAATTTAACCAGTATTTTTATGTGAATCAGCACATGTGAGTGGATTTGATTTTGGAAAAAAGAAAGGGACACTCTATATTCAGTTAGATATGGAAGAACTCATGAATCAATTGTCCCCTGTTCAAACAACGGAGATTTCAGAGGCACACATTGGACAGTATCAAAAATTCCCAGCTCGTGTTATTATTCATCGATTAACAAAAGAACAAACAGAGAAAAGGTTAAAGGAACAAGCAAAAAAAGAAAAGAAGAAAGGTATTACCTACAAAGAACGAAGTAAACGGTTGAGTGGGATCAACGTGTATATTATGAGTCTTTCTACAGAAAATGTTCCAACGGAACATATCCATGACTTGTATTCATTACGCTGGCAAATTGAAATTTTGTTCAAAATATGGAAATCTTTTTTTAAAATTGACAGGTGCAAAGAAAT
This genomic interval from Bacillus thuringiensis contains the following:
- a CDS encoding CPBP family intramembrane glutamic endopeptidase, with protein sequence MFGILKKQCRFNKMSAISLGIFVFYMILKQLIALVYFISDEQFGGMSISFDAIDLLVVLIIYFYYHRSKEPFTNQNNFTMSLPKSLLLGLVLTVVCKSLPLLLADFISFQSSNQVELESQVTLPILVFAFSIALVAPIGEEFVYRGVIQHGIFKNSWLGVLVSSAIFAGMHVSLLSLETIPYFLLGIGLGCTYKLTGRLYVGIIMHMINNSLAVIAIYYF
- a CDS encoding PRK06770 family protein, whose amino-acid sequence is MDKKLKYWLASIIGGVVLATGMTYGILQFAEVPLKSEDHVFAEVNKEDILSNEAEVKGSNAQLHITVTSTEEEVISAMHSMTHQKVKACEGKGATPMSKKNAEKVRNILNGNNFKNKEELLAITERWANRDFSKIVEEHNYFIKLQGGVIGEATVMDKVDEQVFCLNTFGDDVTAALIKSGDLQAL